The following proteins are encoded in a genomic region of Synechococcus sp. CBW1002:
- a CDS encoding ATP-dependent RecD-like DNA helicase: protein MNKPVAGRSRGMADTAAEPTEVLAGSIERVTFHNPSNGFCVLRIKARGHRELVTVVGHAAEISAGEWVTVSGTWVNDREHGQQFKAAFLRSSPPTTAEGIERYLGSGMIRGIGPIYASKLVAVFGAEVFEVIEQAPERLREVPGIGKVRAGRIAQAWADQKVVREIMVFLHSHGVGTARAVRIFKTYGNDAVQVMAENPYRLARDIRGIGFRTADAIAARLGIEPTATIRLRAGINYALLEASGEGHCGLPTAELLKLAGELLAVERPAAEPGADAGTTSRVPLEPVQIQSALDLELAEGAVVADSLAGEPAIFLSHLHKAERQIAQALLELAQGAPPWGAIDAAKAIGWVEQRLGLQLAASQREAVQQALASKVLVITGGPGVGKTTLINAILQILAAKKLRIQLCAPTGRAAKRMAEATGLEAKTIHRLLEFDPASYGFRRGAELPLECDLLVVDETSMVDVPLMASLLAAIPPEAALLLVGDVDQLPSVGPGQVLADAINSGALPVTRLTEVFRQAASSRIITTAHAINGGTIPDLRAPAEGVSSDFYFLPAETPEQAVSLILKVVGERIPARFGLDPIAQVQVLCPMARGGCGSRSLNIELQKLLNPDPPEHVERFGWRFAPGDKVMQIANDYEKEVFNGDVGTIDAIDSDNSELCVLFPTSEAGAAGSRAVIYGWGELDTLVPAYACTIHKSQGSEYPAVVIPLLTQHYAMLQRNLVYTGLTRGKQLVVLVGQKKALAMAVKNHLGRRRYTKLAEWLTPGQLSPDMDYNHGS from the coding sequence ATGAACAAGCCGGTCGCTGGCCGGTCCCGCGGGATGGCGGACACCGCAGCCGAGCCCACCGAGGTGCTGGCCGGCTCGATCGAGCGGGTCACCTTCCACAACCCCAGCAACGGCTTCTGCGTGCTGCGCATCAAGGCGCGCGGTCACCGCGAGCTGGTGACGGTGGTGGGCCATGCCGCCGAGATCAGTGCTGGCGAGTGGGTCACGGTGAGTGGCACCTGGGTGAATGACCGGGAGCACGGCCAGCAGTTCAAGGCTGCCTTCCTGCGCTCCTCACCGCCCACCACCGCCGAGGGGATCGAGAGGTACCTGGGCTCCGGGATGATCCGCGGCATCGGCCCGATCTACGCCAGCAAGCTCGTGGCGGTCTTCGGGGCGGAGGTGTTCGAGGTGATCGAACAGGCGCCGGAGCGGCTGCGGGAGGTGCCTGGCATCGGCAAGGTGCGCGCCGGCCGGATTGCTCAGGCCTGGGCGGATCAGAAGGTGGTGCGCGAAATCATGGTGTTCCTGCACAGCCATGGCGTGGGCACTGCCCGGGCGGTGCGGATCTTCAAGACGTATGGGAACGACGCCGTGCAGGTGATGGCGGAGAACCCCTACCGCCTGGCGCGCGACATCCGCGGCATCGGCTTCCGCACCGCTGACGCCATCGCCGCCCGCCTCGGCATCGAACCCACCGCCACGATCCGCCTGCGGGCGGGGATCAACTACGCCCTGCTGGAGGCCAGTGGCGAGGGCCACTGCGGCCTGCCCACCGCCGAGCTGCTCAAGCTGGCCGGCGAGCTGCTGGCGGTGGAGCGGCCCGCCGCTGAGCCGGGTGCCGATGCCGGGACCACCAGCCGCGTGCCCCTGGAGCCGGTCCAGATCCAATCAGCCCTGGATCTCGAGCTTGCAGAAGGTGCCGTGGTGGCCGACAGCCTGGCGGGCGAGCCGGCGATCTTTCTGAGCCACCTGCACAAAGCCGAGCGCCAGATTGCCCAAGCGCTGCTGGAGCTGGCGCAGGGGGCACCGCCCTGGGGGGCCATCGACGCGGCCAAGGCGATCGGTTGGGTGGAGCAGCGCCTGGGCCTGCAGCTGGCCGCCAGCCAGCGGGAAGCGGTGCAGCAGGCCCTGGCCAGCAAGGTGCTGGTGATCACCGGCGGGCCGGGAGTCGGCAAGACCACCCTGATCAACGCCATCCTGCAGATCCTGGCGGCCAAGAAGCTGCGCATCCAGCTCTGCGCTCCCACTGGCCGCGCCGCCAAGCGCATGGCTGAGGCCACGGGCCTGGAGGCGAAAACCATCCACCGGCTGCTGGAGTTCGACCCCGCCAGCTACGGCTTCCGGCGTGGCGCCGAGTTGCCGCTGGAGTGCGACCTGCTGGTGGTGGACGAGACCTCGATGGTGGATGTACCGCTGATGGCCTCGCTGCTGGCGGCGATCCCGCCGGAGGCAGCGCTGCTGCTGGTGGGCGATGTGGACCAGCTGCCGTCGGTGGGTCCAGGGCAGGTGCTGGCCGATGCGATCAACAGCGGTGCGCTGCCGGTGACGCGGCTCACCGAGGTGTTTCGCCAGGCGGCATCCAGCCGGATCATCACCACTGCCCACGCCATCAACGGCGGCACCATCCCCGATCTGCGGGCCCCGGCCGAGGGCGTAAGCAGCGACTTCTACTTCCTGCCGGCCGAGACGCCCGAGCAGGCGGTATCCCTGATCCTCAAGGTGGTGGGCGAGCGCATCCCGGCGCGCTTTGGCCTCGATCCGATCGCCCAGGTGCAGGTGCTCTGCCCGATGGCGCGCGGCGGCTGCGGCTCGCGCTCGCTGAACATCGAGCTGCAGAAGCTGCTCAACCCAGATCCGCCCGAGCACGTGGAGCGCTTTGGCTGGCGGTTCGCGCCGGGCGACAAGGTGATGCAGATCGCCAACGACTACGAGAAGGAGGTGTTCAACGGCGATGTGGGCACCATCGATGCGATCGACTCAGACAACAGCGAATTGTGCGTGCTGTTCCCAACCAGCGAGGCCGGCGCCGCCGGCAGCCGGGCCGTGATCTATGGCTGGGGAGAGCTCGACACCCTGGTGCCGGCCTACGCCTGCACGATCCACAAGAGCCAAGGCAGCGAGTACCCAGCGGTGGTGATTCCGCTGCTCACCCAGCACTACGCGATGCTGCAGCGGAACCTTGTGTACACGGGGCTCACCCGCGGCAAGCAGCTGGTGGTGCTGGTGGGCCAGAAGAAGGCCCTGGCCATGGCCGTGAAGAACCACCTGGGCCGCAGGCGCTATACCAAGTTGGCGGAGTGGCTCACTCCGGGGCAGCTTTCACCGGACATGGATTACAACCACGGCAGTTGA
- the ltrA gene encoding group II intron reverse transcriptase/maturase encodes MLIGAGVDGQSLDDFNKDLENNLYKLWNRMASGSYLPPPVRRVEIPKSGGGVRPLGIPTVADRIAQMVVKQVLEPELELIFDQDSYGYRPGKSAHQAVEVCRQRCWRSNWVLDLDIKGFFDAIDHDLLMRAIKAHTSERWVVLYLQRWLQAPVLLPDGTLHPRDRGTPQGGVISPLLANLFLHYAFDVWMRRSHPAIAFERYADDVICHCHSEKEARRLLEALQDRFASCGLQLHPQKTQVVYCRDSNRRAPLADVTFTFLGFAFRPRVSRNSRGVIYTGFLPAVSPQALQRMRERIRSIGLPSLVYLSLEEIAKVLNPVIRGWIQYYGRFYRTELIRKLYRYLDDRIAAWLRQKYKRLRGRRLQSWRVLARIRSGHRDLFAHWRRVSEVACG; translated from the coding sequence TTGCTGATAGGCGCCGGTGTGGATGGCCAAAGCCTGGACGACTTCAACAAGGATCTGGAGAATAATCTCTACAAACTCTGGAATCGGATGGCATCAGGAAGTTATCTTCCGCCACCAGTTCGGCGTGTGGAGATTCCCAAATCCGGTGGAGGCGTCAGGCCGCTGGGTATCCCGACGGTTGCTGATCGCATCGCACAGATGGTGGTCAAGCAGGTGCTGGAGCCAGAGCTGGAGCTGATCTTTGATCAGGATTCCTACGGCTACAGACCGGGCAAGTCAGCGCATCAGGCAGTAGAGGTCTGCCGTCAGCGCTGCTGGAGGTCCAACTGGGTTCTCGATCTCGACATCAAGGGGTTTTTCGATGCTATCGATCACGACCTGTTGATGCGCGCGATCAAGGCCCATACCTCCGAGCGCTGGGTGGTGCTCTACCTGCAACGATGGCTGCAGGCACCGGTTCTGTTGCCGGATGGCACGCTCCATCCCAGGGACCGGGGCACACCGCAAGGTGGTGTCATCAGTCCACTGCTGGCCAATCTGTTCCTGCACTATGCGTTTGATGTGTGGATGCGCCGGAGCCACCCGGCCATTGCCTTTGAGCGCTATGCAGATGATGTGATCTGTCATTGCCACAGCGAGAAGGAAGCTCGGCGGTTGCTGGAGGCATTGCAGGATCGCTTTGCGTCCTGTGGCCTCCAGCTTCATCCCCAGAAGACCCAGGTGGTCTACTGCAGGGATAGCAACCGCCGGGCACCGCTTGCTGATGTCACGTTCACGTTTCTTGGTTTCGCGTTTCGGCCACGTGTGTCTCGCAATTCTCGCGGAGTCATCTACACAGGCTTTTTGCCGGCAGTGAGTCCGCAGGCTCTCCAGCGTATGCGGGAGAGGATTAGGTCGATAGGGCTTCCATCGCTCGTGTATCTGTCGCTTGAGGAGATCGCTAAAGTGCTGAATCCAGTGATTCGTGGCTGGATTCAGTACTACGGTCGTTTCTATAGGACAGAACTGATCAGGAAGTTGTATCGCTACCTGGATGACAGAATTGCAGCCTGGTTACGGCAGAAGTACAAAAGGCTGCGGGGTCGTCGGCTCCAAAGCTGGCGAGTACTTGCCAGGATCAGGTCTGGACATCGTGATCTGTTCGCGCACTGGCGTCGAGTCAGTGAAGTGGCATGTGGATGA
- a CDS encoding transposase, which translates to MKRWPSAQHFVSWLGLSPQNRISGGKVLSSRTRQGTTRAGSAFWMAAVPLGRTNTALGAFQRRLAARAGKSKALIATARKLAILYYKTLRDGLVYQDPGAAAYQEESRDRQIRGLQRRAIALGFQLVASA; encoded by the coding sequence ATGAAGCGCTGGCCCAGTGCCCAGCATTTTGTGTCATGGCTGGGACTCAGTCCTCAGAACAGGATCTCAGGGGGAAAGGTACTTTCTTCACGAACACGACAGGGCACTACGCGAGCAGGTAGTGCCTTTTGGATGGCTGCCGTACCGCTGGGAAGAACGAATACTGCACTGGGTGCTTTTCAACGTCGTCTGGCAGCACGTGCCGGAAAGAGTAAAGCATTAATTGCTACTGCCCGAAAGCTTGCCATTCTTTACTACAAGACGCTCCGTGATGGTTTGGTATATCAGGATCCCGGTGCTGCCGCATATCAGGAGGAATCAAGGGATCGTCAGATTCGTGGTCTCCAGCGACGCGCCATTGCCCTTGGTTTTCAACTTGTTGCCTCTGCTTGA
- a CDS encoding IS66 family transposase, whose translation MGAPPAGISEVDWLSWPAGAREFILAQQEEMVQLRVQLTALATELAHLRERIGRSSRNSSKPPSSDGQGFRPPERRKGSGRKRGGQPGHPGSGPELLPIERVDEVVEHHPQACRRCGTLLQGQDPEPLRHQVIEIPPITPLVIEHRLHRLVCPCCSTSTCASLPAEVEVSHYGPRLSALVGLLGSAFPLSFSKTQALLDQLLGVQISRGAMATIRQRLSAALEQPMQEALAFARQQSVVYVDETGAPTGNADGGNPDGRRGWEWVMVTAMGVTVFLQSLSRSAAAAIDLLGNAFGGIVVSDRFSAYNHLPLEQRQLCWAHVIRDLTAIADRQGASGEIGAELLGLQQQLFAQWHRYKDGTIDWSTLQQGCRPIRQAFVGTLQRVVELGCQRGERTPWAKTVRTCHQLLQVSDGLWTFLEIEGIEPTNNAAERALRHSVIQRKISHGVQSRQGAICRSRLLTVTTSLRQQGRDIWQFLEQALIAHHRGGEMPSLLPNP comes from the coding sequence ATGGGCGCCCCTCCTGCTGGCATTTCCGAGGTGGACTGGTTGTCGTGGCCAGCTGGTGCCAGGGAGTTCATTCTGGCTCAACAGGAGGAGATGGTGCAGCTCCGCGTCCAGCTCACCGCCCTGGCGACCGAACTGGCCCATCTGCGCGAGCGGATCGGCCGCAGCTCCCGCAATTCTTCCAAGCCTCCCTCCAGTGATGGCCAGGGGTTTAGGCCGCCCGAACGACGCAAGGGCAGTGGCCGCAAGCGCGGCGGCCAGCCGGGCCATCCCGGATCTGGGCCGGAGCTGCTGCCGATCGAGCGGGTGGATGAGGTGGTCGAGCACCACCCCCAGGCCTGCCGCCGCTGCGGCACGTTGCTACAGGGTCAGGATCCCGAGCCCTTGAGGCACCAGGTGATCGAGATTCCACCGATCACGCCTCTGGTGATCGAGCACCGGCTGCACCGCCTGGTCTGCCCCTGCTGTTCCACCAGCACCTGTGCCTCGTTACCGGCGGAGGTGGAAGTAAGCCATTACGGTCCCCGGCTCAGTGCTCTGGTGGGTCTGCTGGGTAGTGCCTTCCCGTTGAGTTTCAGCAAGACCCAGGCGCTGCTGGATCAGCTGCTGGGGGTACAGATCAGCCGGGGAGCGATGGCCACTATCCGCCAGCGCTTGAGTGCAGCACTGGAGCAGCCCATGCAGGAGGCCCTTGCGTTTGCCCGTCAGCAGTCGGTGGTCTATGTCGATGAAACCGGTGCCCCCACCGGTAATGCCGATGGGGGCAACCCCGATGGCCGGCGCGGCTGGGAGTGGGTCATGGTGACCGCCATGGGGGTGACAGTGTTCTTGCAGAGCCTGAGCCGCTCGGCTGCCGCCGCGATCGACCTGCTCGGGAATGCCTTTGGCGGAATTGTGGTGAGCGATCGCTTCTCCGCCTACAACCATCTCCCGCTGGAGCAGCGCCAGCTGTGCTGGGCGCACGTGATCCGCGATCTCACTGCCATCGCTGACCGTCAGGGCGCCAGCGGTGAGATTGGAGCGGAGCTGCTGGGCCTGCAGCAGCAGCTGTTTGCCCAGTGGCACCGCTACAAAGACGGAACGATCGACTGGTCCACGTTGCAGCAGGGCTGTCGGCCGATCCGCCAGGCGTTTGTGGGCACGCTGCAGCGGGTTGTGGAGCTGGGCTGCCAGCGCGGCGAGCGAACGCCGTGGGCCAAGACGGTGCGTACCTGCCATCAGTTGCTGCAAGTGAGCGATGGCCTCTGGACCTTCCTGGAGATTGAAGGGATCGAGCCCACCAACAACGCAGCCGAGCGTGCCCTGCGCCATTCGGTGATTCAGCGCAAGATCAGCCATGGCGTCCAATCCCGCCAGGGTGCAATCTGCCGCAGCAGGTTGCTCACGGTCACCACCAGCCTGCGGCAACAGGGCCGTGATATCTGGCAGTTCCTGGAGCAGGCCTTGATCGCCCATCATCGCGGCGGTGAGATGCCATCGCTGTTGCCGAATCCCTGA
- a CDS encoding IS110 family transposase has protein sequence MGEPISAGKRRARLKVINPRSAGIDVGSRFHVVAVPVELDPNPVRKFSSFTKDLIALAEWLLAVGISTIAMESTGIYWVPLYEILSGKGIDVFLVNARHAKNVPGRKTDINDAQWLQQLHSYGLVRASFRPDQKITELRSYLRQRDQLVRYRSSHQQHIQKALMLMNLQLHHVVRDISGLTGRRIIDAILSGERDPERLASLRDRRCKESAATIAAALEGNYQDDHLFSLKIAVELFDTYSEKIRACELAAQSLMTELAGSDYQDPGSQPGDWKICGHGFAFNPTHLIQALSGHNLLRLPGLGPT, from the coding sequence ATGGGAGAACCAATTTCAGCAGGCAAGCGCCGAGCTCGTCTGAAAGTCATTAACCCTCGTTCCGCTGGAATTGATGTCGGCAGTAGATTCCACGTTGTTGCTGTTCCTGTCGAGCTTGATCCGAATCCCGTCCGCAAGTTTTCAAGCTTCACAAAGGATCTAATCGCACTCGCCGAATGGCTGCTGGCAGTTGGAATTAGCACCATTGCCATGGAGTCCACTGGAATCTACTGGGTTCCGCTTTACGAGATTCTCTCTGGCAAAGGCATTGACGTCTTTCTTGTTAATGCCAGGCACGCCAAGAATGTTCCGGGCCGCAAGACGGATATCAACGATGCACAATGGCTTCAGCAGCTCCACAGCTACGGCCTGGTGAGAGCAAGCTTTCGTCCAGACCAAAAAATCACAGAACTACGCTCATATCTGCGGCAGCGTGATCAACTTGTTCGATACCGCTCGTCTCATCAGCAACACATCCAGAAGGCGCTGATGCTTATGAATCTTCAGCTTCATCATGTTGTCAGAGATATCAGCGGACTAACCGGTAGGCGAATCATCGATGCCATACTTTCAGGTGAGAGGGACCCCGAAAGACTCGCTTCTCTCCGAGACAGACGCTGCAAGGAGAGCGCGGCAACAATTGCGGCTGCTCTTGAGGGGAACTACCAAGACGATCACTTGTTCTCTTTGAAGATCGCAGTTGAGCTCTTTGACACCTATTCAGAGAAGATCAGGGCCTGCGAGCTTGCGGCACAATCATTGATGACAGAGCTTGCCGGCTCGGACTATCAAGATCCAGGCAGTCAACCTGGGGATTGGAAGATATGCGGACATGGCTTTGCATTTAACCCAACCCACCTAATTCAAGCCTTGTCAGGCCACAATCTTCTAAGGCTTCCGGGATTAGGACCAACGTAA